The Globicephala melas chromosome X, mGloMel1.2, whole genome shotgun sequence genome window below encodes:
- the LOC115846507 gene encoding small nuclear ribonucleoprotein E-like: protein MAYRGQGQKVQKVQKVMVQPINLIFRYLQIRSRIQVWLYEQVNMRIEGCIIGFDGYMNLVLDDAEEIHSKTKSRKQLSRIMLKGDNITLLQSVFN from the coding sequence ATGGCGTACCGGGGCCAGGGCCAGAAGGTGCAGAAGGTGCAGAAGGTGATGGTGCAGCCCATCAATCTCATCTTCAGATACTTGCAAATTAGATCTCGGATTCAGGTGTGGCTTTATGAGCAAGTGAATATGCGGATAGAGGGCTGTATCATTGGTTTTGATGGGTATATGAACCTCGTATTAGATGATGCAGAAGAGATTCATTCTAAGACAAAGTCAAGAAAACAGCTGAGTCGGATCATGCTAAAAGGAGATAACATTACTCTGCTCCAAAGTGTCTTCAACTAG